From the genome of Fusobacterium varium, one region includes:
- the leuS gene encoding Leucine--tRNA ligase, with translation MREYDFKEVEAKWQKKWADENIFKTENSVSGKENYYVLEMLPYPSGKLHVGHARNYTIGDVISRYKRMKGYNVLHPMGWDSFGLPAENAAIQNGAHPAVWTKSNIENMKRQLKMLGFSYDWEREIASYTPEYYRWNQWIFKRLYEKGLIYKKKSLVNWCPECNTVLANEQVEDGKCWRHSKTSVIQKELEQWFFKITDYADELLEGHKEIKDGWPEKVLTMQKNWIGKSYGTEIIFTVEETGEKLPMFTTRIDTIYGVSYCVVAPEHSIVSEIIKVNPEIKAAVDEMKNTDLIERSAEGREKRGVFTGWHVINPVTKEKVQLWVADYVLMNYGTGAVMAVPCHDERDFAFAKKYNLPLKVVINPIDKETKKEIILEADKMTEAFTEMGIMTNSGEFNGIPSKKALTDIAVFVEENGYGTRTVKYRLKDWGVSRQRYWGTPIPALYCEKCGTVMEKDENLPVKLPEDVSFSGTGNPLETSESFKHAVCPICGGPARRDTDTMDTFVDSSWYFLRYCDPKNTELPFDKNIVDEWFPVDQYIGGIEHAVMHLLYARFFHKVLRDLGLLSSNEPFKRLLTQGMVLGASYYSNDENRFLYPEEVEVKGEKAYSKVTGEELVSKIEKMSKSKNNGVDPEEMVEKYGADTTRLFIMFAAPPEKELEWNENGLAGAYRFLTKIWRMVMEHKENMEFGEINLNAVSREDKALIIKLNQTIKKVTESIENDYHFNTSIAATMELINETQDFKTNVIEAGNVTSESKKIFGEVVRNIILMLSPFTPHFCDDLWEEMGNKGYLFNEAWPTFKEELTISSDVVIAVQVNGKVRGTVEVERGTSKETVEKLALEIENVKKHMEGKTLVKVIVVPEKIVNIVVK, from the coding sequence TTGAGAGAGTATGATTTTAAAGAAGTAGAAGCTAAGTGGCAGAAAAAATGGGCAGATGAAAATATTTTTAAGACTGAGAATAGTGTTTCAGGAAAAGAGAATTATTATGTGCTCGAGATGCTCCCTTATCCTTCTGGAAAACTTCATGTAGGACATGCCAGAAACTATACTATTGGAGATGTTATATCTAGATATAAGAGAATGAAAGGTTATAATGTGCTTCATCCTATGGGGTGGGATTCTTTTGGATTGCCAGCAGAGAATGCAGCTATTCAAAATGGAGCACATCCAGCAGTATGGACTAAATCTAATATTGAGAATATGAAAAGACAGTTAAAAATGCTTGGATTCTCATATGATTGGGAAAGAGAGATAGCTTCATATACACCTGAATATTACAGATGGAATCAATGGATATTTAAAAGATTATATGAAAAAGGATTAATTTATAAAAAGAAATCTCTTGTAAACTGGTGTCCAGAGTGTAATACAGTTTTGGCCAATGAACAAGTTGAAGATGGAAAATGCTGGAGACATAGCAAAACTTCGGTTATTCAGAAGGAATTAGAACAATGGTTCTTTAAAATAACAGATTATGCTGATGAATTACTTGAAGGACATAAAGAAATAAAAGATGGTTGGCCTGAAAAGGTTCTTACAATGCAAAAAAACTGGATTGGAAAATCTTATGGAACTGAAATAATATTTACTGTTGAAGAAACAGGAGAAAAACTTCCAATGTTTACAACTAGAATAGATACAATATATGGAGTGTCTTACTGTGTAGTAGCTCCTGAACATTCTATAGTTTCTGAAATAATTAAAGTAAATCCAGAAATTAAAGCAGCAGTAGATGAAATGAAAAATACTGATTTAATAGAGAGATCAGCAGAAGGAAGAGAAAAAAGAGGAGTATTTACAGGATGGCATGTAATAAATCCAGTAACAAAAGAAAAAGTACAATTATGGGTAGCTGATTATGTTCTTATGAATTATGGTACAGGAGCAGTTATGGCAGTTCCTTGTCATGATGAAAGAGACTTTGCTTTTGCTAAAAAATATAATCTTCCATTAAAAGTGGTAATAAATCCTATAGATAAAGAAACTAAAAAAGAAATAATTTTAGAAGCAGATAAAATGACAGAAGCTTTTACAGAAATGGGAATAATGACAAATTCTGGAGAATTTAACGGAATTCCTTCTAAAAAAGCACTTACAGATATAGCTGTTTTTGTAGAAGAAAATGGATATGGAACAAGAACTGTAAAATACAGATTAAAAGACTGGGGAGTATCTAGACAAAGATATTGGGGAACACCTATTCCTGCATTATATTGTGAAAAATGTGGAACTGTTATGGAAAAAGATGAAAACCTTCCAGTAAAACTTCCTGAAGATGTTTCATTTTCTGGAACAGGAAATCCACTTGAAACATCTGAAAGTTTTAAACATGCAGTATGTCCAATATGTGGAGGACCTGCAAGAAGAGATACTGATACAATGGATACATTTGTAGATTCATCTTGGTATTTCTTGAGATACTGTGATCCTAAAAATACAGAATTGCCATTTGATAAAAATATTGTAGATGAATGGTTCCCAGTAGATCAATATATAGGAGGAATTGAACATGCTGTAATGCATTTGCTTTATGCAAGATTTTTCCATAAAGTATTGAGAGATTTGGGATTACTTTCATCTAATGAGCCATTTAAAAGACTTTTAACACAAGGAATGGTGTTGGGAGCTTCTTATTATTCAAATGATGAAAATAGATTCCTTTATCCAGAAGAAGTGGAAGTAAAAGGAGAAAAGGCATATTCGAAAGTAACTGGAGAAGAGCTTGTCAGTAAAATAGAAAAAATGTCTAAATCAAAAAATAATGGAGTAGATCCAGAAGAAATGGTAGAAAAATATGGAGCAGATACTACTAGATTATTTATAATGTTTGCTGCACCACCTGAAAAAGAACTGGAATGGAATGAAAATGGTTTGGCAGGGGCATACAGATTTTTAACTAAAATCTGGAGAATGGTAATGGAACATAAAGAAAATATGGAATTTGGAGAAATAAATCTCAATGCTGTAAGCAGAGAGGATAAAGCCCTTATTATTAAGTTAAATCAAACTATAAAAAAAGTAACTGAATCTATAGAGAATGACTACCACTTTAATACTTCTATAGCAGCTACTATGGAATTGATAAATGAAACTCAAGATTTTAAAACAAATGTAATAGAAGCAGGAAATGTAACTTCTGAATCAAAGAAAATATTTGGAGAAGTGGTAAGAAATATAATTTTAATGCTTTCACCTTTTACACCACATTTTTGTGATGATTTATGGGAAGAAATGGGAAATAAAGGATATCTTTTCAATGAAGCTTGGCCTACTTTCAAAGAAGAACTTACAATATCTTCAGATGTAGTTATAGCTGTACAGGTGAATGGAAAAGTAAGAGGAACTGTAGAAGTAGAAAGAGGAACTTCAAAAGAAACAGTTGAAAAACTAGCTTTAGAAATCGAAAATGTTAAGAAACATATGGAGGGAAAAACTTTAGTAAAAGTTATAGTTGTTCCTGAAAAAATAGTTAATATAGTAGTGAAGTAA
- the secG_2 gene encoding Preprotein translocase subunit secE, with the protein MEYSKVQWPKKEEIVNSTLWVIVMSLVLSVYLGVFDLIASRLLKVLVSLFGG; encoded by the coding sequence ATGGAATATTCCAAGGTTCAATGGCCTAAAAAAGAAGAGATTGTTAATTCAACTCTTTGGGTAATTGTTATGAGCTTAGTTTTAAGCGTTTATTTGGGAGTTTTTGATTTAATTGCTTCTAGACTGTTGAAAGTATTGGTATCTCTCTTTGGAGGATAA
- the nusG gene encoding Transcription antitermination protein nusG, with translation MEKTLVKKWFMIHTYSGYEKKVKTDLEQKIETLGIGEIVTKVLVPEEETIEEVRGKKKTVARKIFPGYVMLEMVATREESEDGINFRVDSNAWYVVRNTNGVTGFVGVGSDPIPMEDDEVANIFRVIGYDIPEEEKENKEVLKINFGLGDFVKILGGGFAGHEGKVAEIDMEQRKVKVMIEMFGRMTPVEVDFNSVEKA, from the coding sequence ATGGAAAAAACATTAGTAAAAAAATGGTTTATGATTCATACTTATTCTGGGTATGAAAAAAAAGTAAAAACTGACCTTGAACAAAAAATAGAAACACTTGGAATAGGAGAAATAGTAACAAAGGTACTAGTTCCTGAAGAAGAGACTATTGAAGAGGTTAGAGGGAAAAAGAAAACTGTAGCCAGAAAAATATTTCCAGGATATGTTATGCTAGAAATGGTAGCAACAAGAGAGGAAAGTGAAGATGGAATAAACTTTAGAGTTGATTCTAATGCTTGGTATGTAGTAAGAAATACAAATGGAGTAACAGGATTCGTTGGTGTTGGTTCTGACCCTATTCCTATGGAAGATGATGAAGTTGCAAATATATTCAGAGTTATTGGATATGATATTCCAGAGGAAGAAAAAGAAAATAAAGAGGTTTTAAAAATTAACTTTGGACTTGGTGATTTTGTAAAGATTCTTGGAGGAGGCTTTGCAGGTCATGAAGGAAAAGTAGCAGAAATAGATATGGAACAAAGGAAAGTAAAAGTTATGATCGAAATGTTTGGGAGAATGACTCCTGTAGAAGTAGATTTTAACAGTGTTGAGAAGGCATAG
- the rplK gene encoding 50S ribosomal protein L11, producing MAKEVIKIIKLQLPAGKANPAPPVGPALGQHGVNIMEFCKAFNAKTQDKAGWVIPVEISVYNDRSFTFILKTPPASDLLKKAAGIQSAAKNSKKEVAGQITTAKLRELAETKMPDLNAGSVEAAMKIIAGSARSMGIKIVD from the coding sequence ATGGCAAAAGAAGTAATTAAGATAATAAAACTACAATTACCAGCAGGTAAAGCTAATCCAGCTCCACCAGTTGGACCAGCATTAGGACAACACGGAGTTAATATTATGGAATTCTGTAAAGCGTTCAATGCAAAGACTCAAGATAAAGCTGGATGGGTAATTCCAGTAGAAATTTCTGTATATAATGATAGATCTTTCACATTTATACTTAAAACTCCACCTGCATCTGACTTATTAAAGAAAGCAGCAGGAATCCAATCAGCAGCTAAAAACTCTAAAAAAGAAGTTGCTGGACAAATAACAACAGCAAAATTAAGAGAACTTGCAGAAACTAAAATGCCTGATTTAAATGCAGGATCAGTAGAAGCGGCTATGAAAATAATAGCTGGATCAGCAAGATCTATGGGAATCAAAATAGTAGACTAG
- the rplA gene encoding 50S ribosomal protein L1 has translation MAKHRGKKYLEIAKLIETGKLYEVKEALELVLKTKTAKFTETVEVALRLGVDPRHADQQVRGTVVLPHGTGKTVKVLAITSGANVEKALEAGADYAGSDEYIAQIQQGWLDFDLVIATPDMMPKLGRLGKILGTKGLMPNPKSGTVTPDIAGAVSEFKKGKLAFRVDKLGSIHVPIGKADFAPEKIEENFKAFLEQITRLKPASSKGQYLRTVAVSLTMGPGIKMDPALVAKYVG, from the coding sequence ATGGCAAAACATAGAGGAAAAAAATACTTAGAAATTGCTAAGTTAATAGAAACTGGGAAGCTTTATGAAGTTAAAGAAGCTTTAGAATTAGTTTTAAAAACAAAAACTGCTAAATTTACAGAAACTGTAGAAGTTGCATTAAGACTTGGAGTAGATCCAAGACATGCTGACCAGCAAGTTAGAGGAACAGTTGTTCTTCCACATGGAACTGGAAAAACTGTAAAAGTACTAGCTATCACTTCAGGAGCTAATGTTGAAAAGGCTTTGGAAGCTGGAGCTGACTATGCAGGTTCTGATGAATATATTGCTCAAATTCAACAAGGTTGGTTAGATTTTGATTTAGTTATTGCTACACCTGACATGATGCCTAAACTAGGAAGACTAGGAAAAATATTGGGAACTAAAGGATTAATGCCAAATCCAAAATCAGGAACTGTAACTCCAGATATTGCTGGTGCTGTTTCTGAATTTAAAAAAGGTAAACTAGCATTCAGAGTAGACAAATTAGGATCAATTCATGTACCAATTGGTAAAGCTGATTTTGCTCCTGAGAAAATTGAAGAAAACTTTAAAGCTTTCTTAGAGCAAATCACAAGATTAAAACCAGCATCTTCTAAAGGACAATACTTAAGAACAGTTGCTGTATCTCTAACAATGGGACCTGGAATAAAAATGGACCCTGCATTAGTAGCTAAATATGTTGGATAA
- the rplJ gene encoding Vegetative protein 300, producing the protein MATQAKIDHVAELVEKIKKAQSVVLVDYQGISVNDETALRRKMREAGAEYLVTKNRLFKIALKEAGVEDSFEDILEGTTAFAFGYNDPVAPAKIVFDLAKDKAKAKQNIFKIKGGVLTGKRVEAEGVEALAKLPSRDQLLSMLLNSMLGPIRKLAYATVAIADKKEAAGE; encoded by the coding sequence ATGGCAACTCAAGCAAAAATAGATCACGTAGCTGAACTAGTAGAAAAAATAAAAAAAGCTCAATCAGTAGTATTAGTTGATTATCAAGGAATCAGTGTTAATGACGAAACTGCATTGAGAAGAAAAATGAGAGAAGCTGGTGCTGAATATCTAGTAACTAAGAATAGATTATTCAAAATAGCTCTTAAAGAAGCAGGTGTTGAGGATTCTTTTGAAGATATTTTGGAAGGAACTACAGCTTTCGCTTTTGGATACAATGATCCAGTAGCTCCTGCAAAAATAGTTTTTGATTTAGCGAAAGATAAGGCTAAAGCAAAACAAAATATTTTCAAAATAAAAGGTGGAGTTTTAACAGGAAAAAGAGTTGAAGCTGAAGGAGTAGAAGCACTTGCTAAATTACCTTCAAGAGATCAATTACTTTCTATGTTACTTAACTCAATGCTTGGACCAATCAGAAAACTTGCTTATGCAACTGTCGCTATCGCAGATAAAAAAGAAGCAGCAGGTGAATAA
- the rplL gene encoding 50S ribosomal protein L7/L12, translated as MAFDREKFIAELEAMTVLELKDLVSALEEHFGVTAAAPVAVAGPAVAEAAEEKTEFDVILTAAGANKIAVIKEVRGITGLGLKEAKELVDNGGKLKEAVSKEEAEAVKEKLTAAGATVEVK; from the coding sequence ATGGCATTTGATAGAGAAAAATTTATAGCTGAATTAGAAGCTATGACAGTTTTAGAATTAAAAGATTTAGTAAGCGCATTAGAAGAGCACTTTGGTGTAACTGCAGCAGCTCCAGTAGCAGTAGCAGGACCAGCAGTAGCTGAAGCAGCAGAAGAGAAAACTGAATTTGATGTTATCTTAACTGCAGCAGGAGCTAATAAAATAGCTGTAATCAAAGAAGTAAGAGGAATTACAGGATTAGGATTAAAAGAAGCTAAAGAATTAGTTGATAATGGTGGAAAACTTAAAGAAGCTGTTTCTAAAGAAGAAGCTGAAGCAGTAAAAGAAAAATTAACTGCAGCAGGAGCTACAGTAGAAGTTAAATAA